ATTTACCTCATTTATTCATATTCGATAGTTGCTGGAGGTTTGCTGGTGATATCATAGAGGACGCGGTTCACATGCCGGACCTCGTTGATGATGCGGCTGGAAATTTTTTCCAGAACAGGATACGGGATCTGTGCCCAGTCAGCTGTCATGAAGTCGGTGGTGGTGACCGCACGAAGGGCAATGGCGTAATCATACGTACGCTCGTCTCCCATAACGCCGACACTTCGCATGTTCGTGAGTGCGGCAAAGTACTGGTTGATCGATCTGCCAAGGCCTGCTGCTGCCACTTCCTCGCGGAAGATTGCATCAGCATCCCGAAGCAGGTCGAGCTTTTCCTTGGTGATCTCACCGATCACACGAATCGCGAGTCCCGGACCCGGGAACGGCTGACGCCACACAAGATTTTCCGGGATGCCGAGTTCGGTTCCTGCCGCACGAACCTCGTCCTTGAAGAGGATACGAAGCGGCTCGACAATCTGTTTGAAGTCCACGTTGTCAGGCAGACCGCCGACATTGTGATGACTTTTGATCACCGCAGCGTTCCCGGGCCCGGACTCGATCACGTCAGGGTAAATGGTGCCCTGCACAAGATAATCGACCGAACCGATCTTTTTTGCCTCTTCTTCAAAGACGCGGATGAACTCTTCGCCGATGATCTTTCGTTTCTGCTCAGGATCAGACACGCCGGCAAGTTTTGTGAGGAACCGTTCCTCTGCGTTCACACGGATGAGGTTGATGTCGAACTGTTTTTTGAAGATTGCTTCAACCTCATCGCCTTCGTTTTTGCGCAGAAGTCCGTGGTCAACAAAGATACAGGTCAGCTGTTTGCCGACCGCCTTGTGGACAAGAACTGCGGCAACCGATGAATCAACGCCGCCGGAAAGTGCGCAGAGAACACGTTTGTCACCGATGTTATCCCGCAGATGGGCAACCATGTTGTCAACGAACGATGACATTTTCCATGTTCCGCTGCAGTCGCAGACGCGGTAGAGGAAATTTCTGATCATGTCCATGCCCTGCGGCGTGTGAAGAACTTCGGGATGGAACTGGACCGCATAGATCTTTTTCCTGCTGTTTTCCATCGCAGCAAACGGACAGCCGTTCGTTGTTGCGGTCGCAACAAATCCTTTCGGCAGTTCGCTGATGTAGTCGCCGTGACTCATCCAGCAGGAGGTCTCGTTGATCATGCCGTCAAAGAGCACACTGTCGTGCAGCTTTAACGGAGTTTTTCCGTACTCGCGGGTAAGAGCGGTTGCGCCCGGAGAGACTTTGCCGCCGAGGGTGAAGGCGATGATCTGTGCTCCGTAGCAGATGCCAAGAATTGGAATACCGAGAGAAAAGATCTCAGGATCCACGCGGGGAGCGTTCTCTGCATACACACTTGCAGGCCCTCCGGTGAAGATGATTCCTTTGTAGCCGCCTGCTTTTATCTCGTCAAGAGAAACAGTACAGGGCTTTACTTCGCAGTAGACGTTTGCTTCACGGACGCGGCGGGCGATCAGCTGGTTGTACTGGCCGCCAAAGTCGAGAACGAGGATGGATTCCATGGATTATACTTTCCTGTTATGGTTGTCAAGGCAGCCCTGCACGAATCCGACAAACGGAGCTGACGGGCGGGTGGGGCGTGATCGAAATTCTGGATGGAACTGGGTTGCAACAAAGTACGGGTGGTCGGAAAGTTCGAGTGCTTCCATTCTGCGGCCGTTTCTTCCACAGAATCTGAGACCTTTGGACTCGATCTCATCGATGTACTCAGGGTTGACTTCGTATCTGTGGCGGTGACGCTCCACGATCTCGGTCGCACCGTAGAGTTCGGCAAGTTTTGAGTCTGCGGCAAGGTTAACCGGGTAGTCGCCGAGACGCATGGTTCCGCCAAGGTCGTCGACTCCTTCCTGTTCGGGAAGGATGGTGATGACCGGGGTTCCGTCTCCCATTTCAGAGCTTGTTGCGTCTTTGTAGCCGACGACGTTTCTTGCGAACTCGATGGTGCAGAGCTGGAAGCCGAGGCAGAGACCGAGAAGCGGCTTGCCGGTCTGGCGGGCATAGGTGATTGCGTTGATCATTCCTTCGATTCCGCGGTTGCCGAAGCCGCCCGGGATGAGGATGCCGTCAAGGTCAGCGAGGTCCTGCGTGGTGTACTGTTCTGCGTCAAGCCACTGGATGACGACCTCGGTCGAGAGTTTGCGGCCTGCGTGTTTGAGTGCTTCCTTGATGGAGATGTAAACATCCTCCACGCCGTATTTGGTGAGGATGCCGACGGTGATCCGGTTGGTGTACTCGCGGGAGACGAGGGAGTACCAGCTGTTGTCGGGTTTTCCGGGCGAAAGTTTGAGAAGCGGCAGAAGGACGTCTGCCATTCCTTCCTTCTCAAGCTCCATGGGAACGAGGTAAGTGTCAGGAGCAGTTGTTGCGCTGATGACTGCTGACACATCGACGTCACAGAAGGAGGAGATCTTTCTTTTGGTTGCAAGAGAGACAGGCAGTGTGCTTCTTCCGACGATGAGGTCTGCTTCAAGACCGAGTTCACGAAGGGCTTTGACCGAGTGCTGGGTTGGTTTGGTTTTGAGGTCGCCCATGGTGTCTGCCGGAAGGAGGGTGACGTGGACCAAGACGAAGTCGCCGTTACCGTACTCCCAGTGCATCTGGCGGACGGCTTCAAGGAAAGGCATGCTTTCGATGTCGCCGACGGTTCCTCCAACCTCGACGATACAGATCTCTGCATGGTTGCCGTCCTTGTCGATCCAGCTTTCTGCGGCAGTTTTGATTCTGTCTTTGATTTCGTCGGTGATGTGCGGAATAATCTGGACGGTTGCCCCGAGGTAGTCGCCGTGACGCTCTTTCTGAATGACGGAGGAGTAGATCTTTCCGGTGGTCAGGTTGTGGTCTTTGGTGAGTTCGATGTCAAGGAAGCGTTCATAGTTTCCAAGGTCCAGGTCAGCTTCGCCGCCGTCCTTTAAGACGAAGACCTCGCCGTGCTGGGCAGGGTTCATGAGTCCTGCGTCGATGTTGAGGTATGGGTCAATTTTTACGGAGGTTACATGGTAGCCTCTGTTGATGAGTATTCGTCCGATAGACGCGGCAGTGATGCCTTTTCCAAGGCCGCTCATAACACCGCCAGTTACAACTACATATTTCACTCTTGAGTCCCCGCTTTTTGAAGTTGAATAATGCTTCTTATATTGGCGGGCTGAGGTATTGAAAGTGAGGGGTTCTGCAGTTTTGTATTTTGAAGAGATGGGCGCCGAAAAAAGACATGAGTGAAAAATGTCAGAGCACGCGCCGCACGTACTCGGCAATTTTTTTCTGCAGAAGTTCATCGCCAGAGCCAAGCTCAAGAAGCGCGGTGCGCATCTCTTTTTTCATGAGAGAGAGATCAGTTCCCGCAACCGACAAAGAGACCGCATTGCCCTCACCAAGATCAATCGAACAGGTGAGGGTCAGAGATGATCCCGCAGCCGCTGAA
The nucleotide sequence above comes from Methanorbis furvi. Encoded proteins:
- the guaA gene encoding glutamine-hydrolyzing GMP synthase, giving the protein MESILVLDFGGQYNQLIARRVREANVYCEVKPCTVSLDEIKAGGYKGIIFTGGPASVYAENAPRVDPEIFSLGIPILGICYGAQIIAFTLGGKVSPGATALTREYGKTPLKLHDSVLFDGMINETSCWMSHGDYISELPKGFVATATTNGCPFAAMENSRKKIYAVQFHPEVLHTPQGMDMIRNFLYRVCDCSGTWKMSSFVDNMVAHLRDNIGDKRVLCALSGGVDSSVAAVLVHKAVGKQLTCIFVDHGLLRKNEGDEVEAIFKKQFDINLIRVNAEERFLTKLAGVSDPEQKRKIIGEEFIRVFEEEAKKIGSVDYLVQGTIYPDVIESGPGNAAVIKSHHNVGGLPDNVDFKQIVEPLRILFKDEVRAAGTELGIPENLVWRQPFPGPGLAIRVIGEITKEKLDLLRDADAIFREEVAAAGLGRSINQYFAALTNMRSVGVMGDERTYDYAIALRAVTTTDFMTADWAQIPYPVLEKISSRIINEVRHVNRVLYDITSKPPATIEYE
- the pyrG gene encoding glutamine hydrolyzing CTP synthase; amino-acid sequence: MKYVVVTGGVMSGLGKGITAASIGRILINRGYHVTSVKIDPYLNIDAGLMNPAQHGEVFVLKDGGEADLDLGNYERFLDIELTKDHNLTTGKIYSSVIQKERHGDYLGATVQIIPHITDEIKDRIKTAAESWIDKDGNHAEICIVEVGGTVGDIESMPFLEAVRQMHWEYGNGDFVLVHVTLLPADTMGDLKTKPTQHSVKALRELGLEADLIVGRSTLPVSLATKRKISSFCDVDVSAVISATTAPDTYLVPMELEKEGMADVLLPLLKLSPGKPDNSWYSLVSREYTNRITVGILTKYGVEDVYISIKEALKHAGRKLSTEVVIQWLDAEQYTTQDLADLDGILIPGGFGNRGIEGMINAITYARQTGKPLLGLCLGFQLCTIEFARNVVGYKDATSSEMGDGTPVITILPEQEGVDDLGGTMRLGDYPVNLAADSKLAELYGATEIVERHRHRYEVNPEYIDEIESKGLRFCGRNGRRMEALELSDHPYFVATQFHPEFRSRPTRPSAPFVGFVQGCLDNHNRKV